From Fibrobacter sp. UWR3, one genomic window encodes:
- a CDS encoding glycoside hydrolase family 99-like domain-containing protein: MKTIAFYLPQFHPIPENNLWWGAGFTEWHNVSAARPMFRGHRQPQVPGALGYYDLRCDETRHEQAELAKSSGIDAFCYYHYWFGGKQLLETPLNKMLDDKGCDMPFCLCWANETWSRAWDGKESEVLIQQAYSEEDDRKHAEYLVQIFKDSRYLKSEGKPVFIIYRVGKMDDPARFVQILDEAARSEGFPGVRVFAVRNFACDVDDNTLHSYGIEDIVDFQPNNTEYPRRSLFGKGVRFLQRCWNSLARKAGLPQVNSVLRLKYNDVARNALALYGTLGQNHYPTVFPNWDNSPRRKAATVIQNDNPEDFARWVSEAASIVRKRPERNQFLFVNAWNEWAESAHLEPERKYGDAFLKAFKEGISK; encoded by the coding sequence ATGAAGACTATCGCTTTCTACCTGCCGCAATTCCACCCGATACCGGAGAACAACCTCTGGTGGGGTGCAGGCTTTACCGAATGGCACAACGTGAGCGCCGCAAGGCCGATGTTCCGCGGGCACAGGCAACCGCAAGTTCCGGGAGCGCTCGGGTACTACGACCTGCGCTGCGACGAAACCCGCCATGAACAGGCCGAACTTGCAAAAAGTTCCGGCATCGACGCGTTCTGCTATTACCACTACTGGTTCGGCGGCAAACAACTGCTAGAGACCCCGCTAAACAAGATGCTCGACGACAAGGGCTGCGACATGCCGTTCTGCCTCTGCTGGGCAAATGAAACCTGGTCCCGCGCCTGGGACGGCAAGGAGAGCGAAGTCCTTATCCAGCAGGCCTACAGCGAAGAGGACGACCGCAAACACGCAGAATACCTCGTGCAGATTTTCAAGGATAGCCGCTACCTGAAATCGGAAGGCAAGCCGGTATTCATCATCTACCGCGTGGGCAAGATGGACGACCCCGCAAGATTCGTGCAAATATTAGACGAGGCGGCCCGCTCCGAAGGTTTTCCTGGAGTGCGCGTTTTCGCCGTCAGGAACTTCGCCTGCGACGTCGACGACAACACGCTGCATTCTTACGGCATCGAAGACATCGTGGATTTCCAGCCCAACAACACGGAATACCCGCGCCGTTCCCTGTTCGGGAAGGGGGTACGTTTCCTGCAGCGCTGCTGGAACTCTCTTGCCAGGAAGGCGGGGCTCCCGCAGGTCAATTCCGTACTGCGCCTCAAGTACAACGATGTCGCCCGCAATGCGCTCGCCCTTTACGGCACGCTGGGGCAGAACCACTACCCGACGGTTTTCCCGAACTGGGACAACTCCCCGAGGCGCAAGGCCGCAACCGTCATCCAGAACGACAACCCGGAAGATTTCGCCCGCTGGGTAAGCGAAGCCGCAAGTATCGTGCGCAAACGCCCCGAACGCAACCAGTTCCTGTTCGTGAACGCCTGGAACGAGTGGGCAGAAAGCGCGCATCTTGAACCGGAGCGCAAGTACGGCGACGCATTCCTGAAAGCCTTCAAGGAAGGTATAAGCAAATGA
- a CDS encoding PTS sugar transporter subunit IIA, giving the protein MIPDYTKFYNGPATFAGVLGLAYDALVHSARFDAMSAWNSLSERVKQGIYMGDGLLLPHTRIAGLERPLMAFCVCPAGFTGIEIRGGEKAQFMCVLLSPAESAMAHTQAIAGVAKLILDPEWKARALAAPDDAGVKALF; this is encoded by the coding sequence ATGATACCTGACTACACGAAATTCTATAACGGACCGGCTACGTTTGCGGGCGTGCTCGGGCTTGCCTATGATGCACTCGTGCATTCGGCGCGTTTCGATGCGATGTCGGCGTGGAACAGCCTTTCGGAGCGCGTGAAGCAGGGTATCTATATGGGCGATGGCCTGCTGTTGCCGCACACGCGCATTGCGGGGCTAGAGCGCCCGCTGATGGCGTTCTGCGTGTGCCCCGCGGGCTTTACCGGGATAGAAATCCGCGGTGGAGAGAAGGCGCAGTTCATGTGCGTGTTGCTTTCGCCTGCGGAATCGGCGATGGCGCATACCCAGGCGATTGCGGGTGTCGCGAAGCTCATTCTGGACCCGGAATGGAAGGCTCGTGCGCTTGCCGCCCCCGACGATGCGGGCGTCAAGGCTCTTTTTTAG
- a CDS encoding aminoglycoside phosphotransferase family protein, whose protein sequence is MSNESLQISPVIKDYLLSRGYSENFTVSSIAGAGSGRQYFRISEGSKSCVLQVCAEVNDDFRHFVDYSKTFRDFGLPVTRIYCVDESSCQVLQEDLGKRNLLDEVSPVSPGVRSGNERIIYPTVIDALVKWQEASQPIFSSHTELWIRRFDFAALKWETDYFTENYLKAHCGIKEIPQSVMNFYSLLAVSVDAQPKVLMHRDFQSQNIMVRPNSEIAFVDFQGARRGSAFYDIASLLWDPYVCLPVPMVKDFFEYWRMQNKRVQAYTKDDAWESFIHASLQRVMQALGAYCFLSKVKGIKKFEQYIEPGKKQLLALFEEFKLIAKATEPDAIEFIKKTLV, encoded by the coding sequence ATGAGTAACGAATCCTTGCAAATTTCTCCTGTTATCAAAGACTATCTGCTTTCTCGCGGCTATTCCGAGAATTTTACCGTTTCCTCGATTGCGGGTGCGGGTTCGGGCCGCCAGTATTTCCGCATTTCTGAAGGTTCCAAGTCGTGCGTTTTGCAGGTCTGTGCCGAAGTGAACGATGACTTTAGGCATTTTGTGGATTATTCCAAGACCTTCCGCGATTTTGGCCTGCCGGTTACGCGCATCTATTGCGTGGATGAAAGCTCGTGCCAGGTGCTGCAGGAGGACTTGGGCAAGCGCAACCTGCTGGACGAGGTTTCTCCGGTGAGCCCGGGTGTGCGTTCGGGCAACGAGCGCATTATCTACCCGACGGTCATCGATGCCCTCGTGAAGTGGCAGGAGGCGAGCCAGCCGATTTTCAGCAGCCATACCGAACTCTGGATTCGCCGGTTTGACTTTGCCGCGCTCAAGTGGGAAACGGACTACTTTACCGAGAACTACCTGAAGGCCCATTGCGGTATCAAGGAAATCCCGCAGAGCGTGATGAACTTCTACTCGCTGTTGGCGGTTTCTGTGGATGCGCAGCCCAAGGTGCTGATGCACCGCGACTTCCAGAGCCAGAACATCATGGTGCGCCCGAATTCCGAGATTGCCTTCGTGGACTTCCAGGGGGCACGTCGCGGGTCGGCATTCTACGATATCGCGAGCCTCCTATGGGACCCGTACGTGTGCCTGCCGGTGCCGATGGTGAAGGATTTCTTCGAGTACTGGCGCATGCAGAACAAGCGCGTGCAGGCCTACACGAAGGACGATGCCTGGGAAAGCTTTATCCATGCGAGCCTCCAGCGCGTGATGCAGGCTCTGGGCGCCTACTGCTTCCTGAGCAAGGTGAAAGGAATCAAGAAGTTCGAACAGTATATTGAACCGGGCAAGAAGCAGTTGCTTGCCCTCTTCGAGGAATTCAAGCTTATCGCGAAGGCGACCGAGCCCGATGCGATTGAGTTCATCAAGAAGACCTTGGTGTAG
- a CDS encoding glycosyltransferase family 2 protein — MSLPVRTVLVNYRNMEKTIACIRALARMSVKPERVYLVDNASTEESRSTFKKAFPQGRSESFEIECFWNENNIGFAAACNQGIRAAKQSGFEGFLWLLNNDTLPEPDALKELLNVAVNTHAGITGSQIVDMQGNFAGGVGFVNSNYATVRRAASPEERGFHYVEGSSFLISPDCLQKAGELPEEYFLYFEESDYCYRARLAGFDIAWATRSIVRHDIGSSTGSEEGKGKVPFFIDCLMIRNRILFARKYMFPEFQVKVGLFLSLAIRVFRLQPLRAIKILQILASEESFRKFIQKNGGFYA; from the coding sequence ATGAGCCTTCCGGTACGGACAGTCCTCGTAAACTACAGGAACATGGAAAAGACCATCGCCTGTATACGCGCGCTCGCACGCATGAGCGTAAAGCCCGAACGCGTGTACCTTGTCGACAACGCTTCGACCGAGGAATCGCGCAGCACCTTCAAGAAGGCCTTCCCGCAAGGTCGCTCGGAATCATTCGAAATCGAATGTTTCTGGAACGAGAACAATATCGGGTTCGCCGCCGCCTGCAACCAGGGCATCCGCGCCGCAAAACAGAGCGGGTTCGAAGGGTTCCTCTGGCTATTGAACAACGACACGCTTCCCGAACCGGACGCCCTCAAGGAACTTCTCAATGTCGCCGTAAACACGCACGCGGGCATAACCGGCTCGCAGATCGTAGACATGCAGGGGAATTTCGCAGGCGGAGTCGGGTTCGTCAACTCGAACTACGCGACGGTACGCCGGGCCGCATCGCCCGAAGAACGCGGGTTCCACTACGTCGAAGGCTCATCGTTCCTGATATCGCCCGACTGCCTGCAGAAGGCAGGAGAACTTCCCGAAGAATACTTCCTGTATTTCGAAGAGAGCGACTACTGCTACAGAGCGCGCCTCGCTGGGTTCGACATCGCATGGGCAACCCGGAGCATCGTACGGCACGATATCGGGAGTTCTACCGGCAGCGAAGAAGGCAAGGGCAAGGTCCCCTTCTTCATCGACTGCCTCATGATAAGGAACCGCATCCTCTTTGCCCGCAAATACATGTTCCCCGAATTCCAGGTCAAGGTCGGGCTATTCCTCTCGCTCGCTATTCGCGTTTTCAGGTTACAGCCGCTTCGTGCCATAAAGATTCTGCAAATTCTCGCATCCGAAGAAAGTTTCCGCAAGTTCATACAGAAGAACGGAGGATTTTATGCGTAA